The DNA window CGACAGCAGATACCCACCGGTTGTAAAAAACCAGCGAAGGGTACCGCTCGCCGGATCAAGCGCGTCGACCCGGCCACTCAGACCTGCTACGTACAACAGGTTAGTGCTCAGAGCCGGGCTGGCGTAAATGCCGTGGGTCGACTGGTAGGTCCAGAGCTGATTGCCGGTTGTGGCATCGAGCGCATAGAGTTTACCGTCGAGGCAACCCGCGAACAACCGACCGGCGGCAACCGTCGGACTCGACACTACGGCCCCGCCCGTCTGGTACTGCCATTGCAAGGCACCGTTCTGCGCATCGACGGCGTAGATGTGATTGCGGTTGCTGCCGACATACACCCGCCCGTATGCCACAACGGGGCTGGACTGAATAGCCGTGTCGGCGCGGAACGTCCAGCTGGTTTTGCCGGTGGTATCGATAGCGTAGAGATTACTATCGAAGCTGCCCACATACAGGGTCGGGTTGGTCAGCGTAACCTCGGTCGGTGTCGTAACCGGGGGGGTGGGGCGGTCGGGTGGGGGCGGTACAACGCTCAACTCCGACGCCGTCCGGCACGACGCCAGCCCCAGCAACAGGACCGTGCACAGATAGAGTTGGGGCAGCGACATACCGGGGCTAACGTTGCGTGGAGTAATGTTGGTAAAAGATAGCAAATCATTTGTCTACTATCCATGCCAAATGCCTGCACATCATCTGGTTGCCACGTTCTGTTGTCAGCCAATCCAGTGCGAATTACTTTACTAATGCGCTGGTGTCGTCCGTAGCCAGTTCATCCAGTCTTTCGCAACCGCATCACCGTTATATTCACTGCCAATGATTTTGCCGGCCGTATCGCGTTTGAGCTTAAAAAACATGTGGTCATGGTCGAAGTAAGGCTTTAGCGTCAGGTTAGTTTTGCCCCGCGCTATAAACTCAAGCGGTACTACATCGAGCCCTGACGCCACTTCCCGATCAGCACTCCCATAAGCGATGTAGAGGGGCGTACGTATGGCTAGCAGATTGGGCAGGACCGGTTGTGAAAATGAATACCAGGCTCGATACGTATCCCCAAACTGCTTGTCAATCGACGTCGGGTTTGCGCAGATATCGGCCCAGACCTGATACACCTTCTCGATTTGTTCCTGTCCTTCGTCGAACGACTTCTCACCCCGGTCGATCTGTGCCCTTATTTGCTGAACGATCACCTCAAATCGCCGGTTCGGATTGCTGGAGAACAGGACCGTGTGCGTAACGTGCCGATTGACGTTGGCGACCAGATCAGCCCCTACCGTGAACCCTTCCGAGCCACCGCAGTACACCACCTTCCGGGCATCTACCCACGGCTGTTTTACCAGATAATTAATCACCTGATCGCACTGCTCGACGTATCGTTCCCGGTAGTTGTTGGCTAAGTATTTTTTACTAATAAACTCCTCGGGTGTATCCGGCTGCTCGATAGCCTTCTGGTAAGCGTCGAGGTAGGATTGGTCGGCTACGAGTCGAACACCGGGTTTCTGAATTATCGCAAAATGGTATTCGCTTTTATAATCCCGAAACCGAAACGGCCCCGCAAGGAAATACCGGGAACTGTCACGAATGATGAATGGGGTCGGGGGGGAGCCTTGTCGAAACAAAAACAGGGGCTTTTTAACCTTGAGATCGTCTTTCGTACCGAAAACAATAAACGTGGTTGTGTCCTTGCCGCTTGGCAGGTGGAACACCTGACAAAGGTCTTCCAGACGGGTCGGCTGGGCATGGGCGGGCAGCAGGCCACAGCAAATGAGTAGAAGAATACCGTATATCTTGTTCATGCAGTGCAGATGATTTTGTCGCAAAGCAGCCGTCTAACCAGACAGAGTACAAGTTTTTTAACGTTTGTTGGGAATTTTTAACAAATCGTCACAAGCGGATAAGTGATTCACTTACTGGCTCCAGTTGCAGCCTGGGCTGGTAGCTTACCGCGCCGACCAGCGCACTAACAAGCATCAGCAATACCCCCTGCTGACTACGACTACGGCAGGTGAACATACCTGTCGACTGTTGGTGATGGAAAGCCGTCTGATCTGCGGGGTTCTAAGTGGTTCGCCTGACGTAAGTCCGTTATTGCACCGCCTGCGTTGTGTCTCGGAAACTGCTCGGGGAGATGCCTTTTTCCTCCGAAAATACCCGGCTGAAATAGCGAGGGTTCTCGAAGCCGACCGCGAAGGCAACGTCGGCTACGCTCATTGATGAGCTTTTCAGGAGTAATTCGGCTTTTTGCAGGCGAAGCGCGCGCAGGTACGGGATGATTGACATGCCCGTTAACGCCAATGTCTTGCGGTACAGCGAGTTGCGACTCATGCCCATCAGCTGACAGATCTGATCGGTGTCCAGATCCACATTGCTCATGTGACGCTCCAGCGTGCTGCGTAGCTTGTTGATGAAGTCGTCTTCCCGGACGTCTGCTTCTACAGGCGGAGTCGAATCAGGCTGTATAGCACCCATTGCCCGCTGGCTGTAATAACGCTGTTGCCGCCGTTGGGCCTGTAACAGATTGCGCAGCACCAGCAGCAGCTCTTCCGGCTGAAAGGGCTTGATCATGTACGCATCGCCCCCCGTCGCAGGCCCGTCAGCCGGTCGTCGGCTGCGGACCGGGCCGTGAGCAGCACGATGGGAATGTGGCTGGTTCGTTCGTCGCTCTTCAGCGTGGCGCAGAGTTCAAAGCCGTCCTTGCCCGGCATCATTACGTCGCTGATAATCAGGTCGGGTATTTTCT is part of the Spirosoma rhododendri genome and encodes:
- a CDS encoding PQQ-binding-like beta-propeller repeat protein, which produces MSLPQLYLCTVLLLGLASCRTASELSVVPPPPDRPTPPVTTPTEVTLTNPTLYVGSFDSNLYAIDTTGKTSWTFRADTAIQSSPVVAYGRVYVGSNRNHIYAVDAQNGALQWQYQTGGAVVSSPTVAAGRLFAGCLDGKLYALDATTGNQLWTYQSTHGIYASPALSTNLLYVAGLSGRVDALDPASGTLRWFFTTGGYLLSSPIVENGVVYVGSADNTFYAIDAQTGTSRWTYKATAAFVGSPVVADGILYVVCSDWLLYAFNAVSGQSLWTFPLGDFNPGQQQQTSPVVANGRVYVGSRNHILYALDARTGTGLWQFTTNFDIYATPLVVNGIVYIGSTDRSLYALDGRTGQRRWSFKTGNILFSSPTSALKSSITGKYPTISGAGK
- a CDS encoding helix-turn-helix transcriptional regulator; the protein is MIKPFQPEELLLVLRNLLQAQRRQQRYYSQRAMGAIQPDSTPPVEADVREDDFINKLRSTLERHMSNVDLDTDQICQLMGMSRNSLYRKTLALTGMSIIPYLRALRLQKAELLLKSSSMSVADVAFAVGFENPRYFSRVFSEEKGISPSSFRDTTQAVQ